The Prosthecodimorpha staleyi genome has a window encoding:
- a CDS encoding acyl-CoA dehydrogenase: MEKKSAPEGGGRFVWEDPFLLDDQLTEDERLIRDTARQFAQEKLQPRIIEAYAEEKTDRGVFNEMGELGLLGVTLPEDYGCAHASYVSYGLVAREIERVDSGYRSMMSVQSSLVMYPIYAYGNEATRRKFLPKLATGEYVGCFGLTEPDAGSDPAGMKTRAEKVSDGYRLTGSKMWISNAPIADVFVVWAKSEAHGGQIRGFVLEKGMKGLSAPKIGGKLSLRASITGEIVMDGVVIPEENLLPNVSGLKGPFGCLNRARYGISWGVLGAAEDCWHRARQYTLDRKQFGRPLAATQLVQKKLADMQTEIALGMQGSLRVGRLLDEGKAAPEMISLVKRNNCGKALDIARVARDMHGGNGIQQEYHVMRHAQNLETVNTYEGTHDVHALILGRAQTGIQAFF; encoded by the coding sequence ATGGAAAAGAAGTCGGCTCCGGAAGGCGGCGGGCGTTTCGTCTGGGAGGATCCCTTCCTGCTCGACGACCAGCTGACCGAGGACGAGCGCCTGATCCGCGACACGGCCCGGCAGTTCGCGCAGGAGAAACTGCAGCCGCGCATCATCGAGGCCTATGCGGAAGAAAAGACCGACCGCGGCGTCTTCAACGAGATGGGCGAACTCGGCCTGCTCGGCGTGACGCTGCCGGAGGACTATGGCTGCGCCCATGCCAGCTACGTCTCCTACGGCCTGGTGGCGCGCGAGATCGAGCGGGTCGATTCGGGCTACCGCTCGATGATGAGCGTGCAGTCCTCGCTGGTCATGTATCCGATCTACGCCTACGGCAACGAGGCGACCCGCCGGAAATTCCTGCCGAAGCTCGCCACCGGCGAATATGTCGGCTGCTTCGGTCTGACCGAGCCGGATGCCGGCTCCGATCCGGCCGGCATGAAGACCCGCGCCGAGAAGGTCTCGGACGGCTACCGGCTGACCGGCTCGAAGATGTGGATCTCCAACGCGCCGATCGCCGACGTCTTCGTCGTCTGGGCGAAGTCGGAGGCCCATGGCGGGCAGATCCGCGGCTTCGTGCTCGAAAAGGGCATGAAGGGCCTGTCGGCGCCGAAGATCGGCGGCAAGCTCTCGCTGCGCGCCTCGATCACCGGCGAGATCGTCATGGACGGCGTGGTCATCCCCGAGGAGAACCTGCTGCCCAACGTCTCGGGCCTGAAGGGTCCGTTCGGCTGCCTCAACCGCGCCCGCTACGGCATCTCCTGGGGCGTGCTCGGCGCCGCCGAGGACTGCTGGCACCGCGCCCGCCAGTATACGCTCGACCGCAAGCAGTTCGGCCGGCCGCTTGCCGCGACCCAGCTGGTGCAGAAGAAGCTCGCCGACATGCAGACCGAGATCGCCCTCGGCATGCAGGGCTCGCTGCGCGTCGGCCGCCTGCTCGACGAGGGCAAGGCCGCGCCGGAAATGATCTCGCTGGTCAAGCGCAACAATTGCGGCAAGGCGCTCGACATCGCCCGCGTCGCCCGCGACATGCATGGCGGCAACGGCATCCAGCAGGAATACCACGTGATGCGCCACGCGCAGAACCTGGAGACCGTCAACACCTACGAGGGCACCCACGACGTGCACGCCCTCATCCTCGGCCGCGCCCAGACCGGCATCCAGGCGTTCTTCTGA
- a CDS encoding TetR/AcrR family transcriptional regulator, producing the protein MARTVGSSGPKTAQSIRAAGLRLIYRHGYEAMSLRQLGTEVGIQSGSLYNHIASKQALLVEIVLDHMQTLIARLDAALDGVEGPVARLEAFCRLHLTYHMTRRAEVVIANMELRSLEPDNRAAAVALRDAYEARLTDILREGAARGLFRIEDARVTTFAIIAMLTGICMWYRPDGPRSQEELIRIHTDLAMRSVMG; encoded by the coding sequence ATGGCGAGGACGGTCGGGTCGAGCGGACCGAAGACGGCGCAGTCGATCCGCGCGGCGGGGCTGCGGCTGATCTATCGGCATGGCTACGAGGCCATGAGCCTGCGCCAGCTCGGCACCGAGGTCGGCATCCAGTCCGGCTCGCTCTACAACCACATCGCCTCGAAACAGGCGCTCTTGGTCGAGATCGTCCTCGACCACATGCAGACCCTGATCGCCCGGCTGGACGCGGCGCTCGACGGCGTCGAGGGGCCGGTCGCGCGGCTGGAAGCCTTCTGCCGGCTGCACCTGACCTACCACATGACCCGCCGCGCCGAGGTCGTGATCGCCAATATGGAACTGCGCAGCCTGGAGCCGGACAACCGCGCCGCCGCGGTCGCCCTGCGCGACGCCTACGAGGCGCGCCTGACCGACATCCTGCGCGAGGGCGCCGCGCGCGGCCTGTTCCGGATCGAGGACGCCCGGGTCACCACCTTCGCGATCATCGCCATGCTGACCGGCATCTGCATGTGGTACCGTCCCGACGGCCCACGCAGCCAGGAGGAGCTGATCCGCATCCATACCGACCTGGCGATGCGCAGCGTGATGGGGTGA
- a CDS encoding macro domain-containing protein, with protein sequence MRIEYRTGDLLEAAEPVLVHGCNAQGSMGAGVARAIRDRYPAAYAAYRAAHEARALKLGTIIWAECGRHRVGNAITQERFGSPRGGRRFVDYDAMQSVMRAINETVADGTAVAMPLIGAGLAGGSWSVIAKIVEAESTRFRPVVYLLDGVVPET encoded by the coding sequence ATGCGGATCGAATACAGGACAGGCGACCTGCTCGAGGCGGCCGAGCCGGTGCTCGTGCACGGCTGCAACGCGCAGGGCTCCATGGGAGCCGGCGTCGCCCGTGCGATCCGCGATCGCTATCCGGCGGCCTATGCGGCCTACCGTGCCGCGCACGAGGCCCGCGCTCTGAAGCTCGGAACCATCATCTGGGCCGAATGCGGCCGCCATCGGGTCGGCAACGCGATCACGCAGGAGCGCTTCGGCTCGCCGCGCGGCGGGCGTCGATTCGTGGACTACGACGCCATGCAGTCCGTCATGCGGGCCATCAACGAGACGGTCGCGGACGGCACGGCCGTCGCCATGCCGCTGATCGGGGCCGGTCTCGCCGGCGGCTCTTGGTCGGTGATCGCGAAGATCGTCGAGGCGGAATCAACCCGATTCCGGCCGGTGGTCTACCTGCTCGACGGGGTCGTGCCGGAGACGTGA
- a CDS encoding type II toxin-antitoxin system VapC family toxin, with protein sequence MTTEGAVLDSSAILAWIFAEPGADLVRSVIASSHVSAVNHAEVVGRLAEAGWGDDDIHGFLKEAAYRIVAFDAGQAFAAGLLKQRTSKLGLSLGDRACLGLAALLGAPVYTGDRIWSRLDVDLEIRLVR encoded by the coding sequence ATGACCACCGAGGGAGCGGTTCTCGACAGCTCGGCCATTCTGGCGTGGATCTTCGCCGAGCCGGGTGCCGACTTGGTTCGTTCGGTGATTGCGAGCAGTCACGTCAGCGCCGTGAATCACGCGGAGGTCGTCGGCAGGCTCGCCGAGGCCGGCTGGGGCGATGACGACATCCACGGCTTCCTGAAAGAAGCGGCCTATCGGATCGTCGCGTTCGACGCGGGGCAGGCCTTTGCGGCCGGCCTCCTGAAGCAACGCACTTCGAAACTCGGACTGTCGCTCGGCGATCGCGCCTGTCTCGGCCTCGCGGCATTGCTCGGGGCGCCGGTCTATACCGGCGACCGCATCTGGTCTCGCCTCGACGTCGACCTGGAAATCCGTCTGGTGCGATGA
- a CDS encoding AbrB/MazE/SpoVT family DNA-binding domain-containing protein has protein sequence MSTHRHSSGFAEDQASFEAAAANAIPAAPMRLRVGPGGRVVVPAEVRKQLGIETGDLLLARIVDGDFVLTTVANATRRIQAIAAKYKRPGVGEVDEFLAQRRAMWGEE, from the coding sequence ATGTCGACCCACCGACACTCGTCCGGGTTTGCGGAGGACCAAGCGTCCTTCGAGGCCGCCGCCGCCAACGCGATCCCGGCCGCGCCCATGCGATTGCGCGTCGGCCCCGGTGGTCGGGTGGTGGTTCCGGCCGAGGTGCGTAAGCAGCTCGGCATCGAGACTGGCGACCTTCTGCTCGCCCGGATCGTAGACGGCGACTTCGTGCTGACCACCGTGGCCAACGCAACTCGCCGGATCCAAGCGATTGCGGCGAAGTACAAGCGGCCGGGCGTCGGCGAGGTCGACGAGTTCCTCGCGCAGCGTCGGGCCATGTGGGGCGAGGAATGA